In the Candidatus Omnitrophota bacterium genome, CAATATATCTCTAGCTTGATCTTCCGTTAATCGGTATTTCTTTAATAATTCGGAATATTTAAGATAAAAAAGCTGGTCCCCATATTCTCGCTGGTTATCATCCCATGGATTAGGATATTTCTTAATAGCTTCATTATCTGCCCAGGCACTTAATTTACTACGCTCGGTTACAAACATTTTCCGCTGGTCCTCACTTAACCCAAACTTTTCTTCTGGCGGCAAACTTCGGGCTCGAACTCTCTCATCGATAATATTCCGATCCGGCGCAATATTTTGTTTAACCATTCGCCCATTAGAAAAATTAATTTTTATAAAATCCCAAGCGTCGTTTTTACCAATTAATTCGACTTCGCCAGAAACTAGTGGATATGTTTCTTTTATGACCCCCAAGATTTCTTTGGGAATATTTTCGGCTTCGCTAAAACTTAGTTCCTTGCTATTCCTATTCATAAAAATCAAAAGCTGTCCCATCCGATATTGGCCAAAAATTCGCTCAAAGTAAATTCCTTCCTTTGCAGCGATTGCGTTAAGCACTGTAGTGATTGATTGATCACAATTAGCAGTTTCTATCGTTGTCGTGCCCCTCTGGAATTTTTCATTTGGGACAGAAGCGGATGTAATGATAGGGAAGGAAATGGTTATTCCGTAAGCTAGAATTTGCAAGATTATTAAAACAACCCCCCTCCTTAATGAATGCTTAATAAACTTTATTCCTAACGGGGGGAAATAAATCTGGTTATTTGATATATTATTTTTCATAATTGCTCCTAACGAGAAGGGGTCAGTCTGAGCTAACCCCGCTTTAACGCGAAGCAGCGAGCTTCCCCAGAACGCTTCTAAATCGCCTCTTTATTTCCAACCCCTTTCACCAGAACCGTCCGCGCCGTCCTGCGTACGTGCGTACTTGTGTCCGTGTGCCCCTTTACAAAAACTCTACTCACCCATTCCCAATCGCCCTCCAATCCGTGAACACGGGGTCGAAGTGGCGGGTTTTTAGCATGTCCACGATTTCGGCCACGCTGCGTTTGTCCTCGATGTCGAACTGGGGGTCCTGGTCTTCGGGTGATTTTAAAGTATAGCCGCCGACGGCGGTATTGGAGCCGGCGGAAATCTTGGTGACGCCGATCTCCAGGGCGTGGTCGCGCATGCGGGCGTCTTCGCGGGTGGAGAGGTTGATGCCGGCGCGCGGGAACAAAAGGCGCGTGAGGCAGATGATCTTGATGAACGTGACGTCGTCAACGTCGCAGACCGCGAATTCCCGGCCTTTGATTTTGCGCAGTCTGGGAAACGACACGCTGTATTCAACGCCCGGATACGCCTTCTCCATATAACGCAGGTGGCGGTAGAGGGCGAGGAGGTCTTCAGCCACGTCCGACAAGCCCAGCAAAATCCCCATAGAGAGGTGCCGGATGCCGCCTTGCGCGGCGCGCTCGGGCGTGGCGTAACGGTATTCGTAATCCGCTTTTTTCCCGGAGAGGTGGACTTCCTGATACCGGTCGCGGTCGTAAGTTTCCTGATACACGGTGATGCCGTCAACGCCGTGCAGGTAAAGGTCTTTGTATTCCTCTGCTTCCATGGGATGGACTTCCAGGGCGATCGATGCGAAATGCTGTTTGGCCGCGGACACGGCTTCCTTTAAATAGGAGGTGGGCGTGACGTTGTAGGATTCGCCGGTCAACAGGAGGATGTTCTCGATGCCGGTCTTGGCCACAGCCGCCATTTCGAGGTGCATCTCATCGGGGTTGAGTTTGACGCGCTTGATGCGGTGGTGGCTGTGGTAGCCGCAGTAGGTGCAGTGGCTGCTGCAATAGTTGGACAGATAGACCGGCGCGTAGAGCGAGACGGCCCGGCCGAAATACTGGCGCGTGAGCTGTGCGGATTTCTGCGCGAGCTTCTCCGTCTGCCGCGGGTCGGGGTTGGAAAGGATGTCTTTGATTTCCTTCAGAGTGATCATAACTTGCGTGGATTAAACCTGTTGCCAACCCCGGGGGTTGGTAACAGGGTGGTTGGGAACTTTTATTCGTATAAAAATCCCGTCAGCGGCGAAGACGCGTCGGCGATCGTTTTCTGCGCGGGAAGTTTGCTCAAATATCCGAGGCGGCCGGCCTTCACGGCCATGGCAAACGCCTGGGCGAGGAGCGCCGGATGTCCGGCGGTGGCCACGGCGGTGTTGGCCAGCACGGCGTCGGCCCCCATCTCCATGGCCTCGGCGGCCTGGGACGGAGCGCCGATCCCGGCGTCCACGACGATCGGGATATCGATCTCGTCAATGAGGATGCGGATGAATTCTTTGGCCTTGAGCCCCTGGTTGCTGCCGATCAGGGAGCCGAGCGGCATCACCGAGGCGGCACCGGCCTTGACGAGCTCGCGCGCGGCGTAAAGGTCCGGGGACATGTAGGGCATGACCACAAAGCCGTCGGCGGCGAGGATCTCGGTGGCCTTGATGGTCTCTTGATTATCAGGCAGAAGGTATTTGCTGTCGTTGATGACCTCGATCTTGACCCAGTGGCCGCAACCGGATTCGCGCGCGAGTTTGGCGATGCGCACGGCTTCCTGGGCGTTGCGGGCGCCGGAGGTGTTGACCAGAAGGGTGACGTTTTTCGGGATGTATTCGAGGATGTTGTCTTCGTGGCGCTCGAGGTCGATGCGGCGGAGGGCCACGGTCACGATCTCGGTCTTTGAAGCGGCGATGGAATCGGCAAGGTCGGTCTTGCTCTTGAACTTGCCGGTGCCGAGGAGGAAACGGCTGGTGAAGGACTTGCCCGCGATGGTGAGCGGGGTGTCCTGGATCTGCGCTGATTTTTGTTCTGTGGTTTGCATGGAGGAAAAATTCATGGGTCCTGTCCCGGCTTGCCTTTCGCCGGGGGTGTCAGAAGGCGCGGGGGCAGCTCCTGCTCAAACAGTCCTCG is a window encoding:
- a CDS encoding thiazole synthase, translating into MQTTEQKSAQIQDTPLTIAGKSFTSRFLLGTGKFKSKTDLADSIAASKTEIVTVALRRIDLERHEDNILEYIPKNVTLLVNTSGARNAQEAVRIAKLARESGCGHWVKIEVINDSKYLLPDNQETIKATEILAADGFVVMPYMSPDLYAARELVKAGAASVMPLGSLIGSNQGLKAKEFIRILIDEIDIPIVVDAGIGAPSQAAEAMEMGADAVLANTAVATAGHPALLAQAFAMAVKAGRLGYLSKLPAQKTIADASSPLTGFLYE
- the thiH gene encoding 2-iminoacetate synthase ThiH, with the protein product MITLKEIKDILSNPDPRQTEKLAQKSAQLTRQYFGRAVSLYAPVYLSNYCSSHCTYCGYHSHHRIKRVKLNPDEMHLEMAAVAKTGIENILLLTGESYNVTPTSYLKEAVSAAKQHFASIALEVHPMEAEEYKDLYLHGVDGITVYQETYDRDRYQEVHLSGKKADYEYRYATPERAAQGGIRHLSMGILLGLSDVAEDLLALYRHLRYMEKAYPGVEYSVSFPRLRKIKGREFAVCDVDDVTFIKIICLTRLLFPRAGINLSTREDARMRDHALEIGVTKISAGSNTAVGGYTLKSPEDQDPQFDIEDKRSVAEIVDMLKTRHFDPVFTDWRAIGNG